The nucleotide sequence GATCTTGATTTTGACCTTGTGTTACAGGAGGCGGTTTCCTATATAAAATCATTGTGACCGGCTGATCCCCGGTATAATAAACGGTACCGGCGGGTGCCGGTGTAAAGAGTGGAAAGAAAGGGTGCTGTTAGTGAGGGTAACGGATTTTCATGAAAGAGAGGAGTATAGTATGGCAATAAGAAAAGTTCCGGGGAGAATAAAATATAATCTTGCCGCAATGAAATGGTTGTTTTTTGTCGTGATAGCGGGTCTTGCGTTCAATCTCCCCGTCCTGGCCCAGAATAATTCAAAAAAACTCGAAGAAAAAATTCAGCTTATCCGGGAAGTTCTTGAAGACATCCAGAAGCATTATGTGGATCCTGAAAAAGCGGATCTCGATACGATGACGGAAGGGGCGCTGAAAGGAATACTCCAGTCGCTCGATGATCCTTTTTCCGCGTATCTCACGGAAGAAGATTTAATGGAGATAGAAGAGATTACCACGGGCAAGATAGGCGGTGTGGGGATTGTCATATTCAAGGGAGAGAAGTGGATCGAAGTGTCGCAGCCGATGGAAGCGACACCGGCATATGCGGCGGGTGTCATCGCGGGGGACTTCATCGTCGCGGTTGACGAGGAGTCGACAGAAGAAATGACCCTCTATGAGGTGGTCAACCGTATACGGGGTACGCCGGGAACATCGGTCACCCTCACGATTTTACGCGGGGAGTCGAAAACCTTCGATGTCACACTGGAGCGGGCGGTGATCGAAATCCCGTCGGTGAAAAGGGAAATGATAGGCGATGATATCGCGTATCTGAAAATTCTCGAATTTTCTTCTGTGACCTATGAAAACGTGGTAAAAGCGATCGATTTTTTCGATGAAAACTCGTATAGCGCCATGATTATCGACCTGCGAAACAATCCGGGCGGTTTACGGGATTCACCGATCGATATCGCGGACCTCTTTCTGCCCAAAGGAAAAATTATCGTGAGTACAAAGTCGAGAAATGCGTTCGAGGACCGTGTTTATCGGGCATGGAGGGAGCCGACGGTCACACCGGATATTCCGGTCGTGCTTCTCATCGATAAATATTCCGCCTCCGCATCTGAAATCCTCGTCGGTGCACTCAAGGACAATGAAAGGGTATACGTAATGGGAGAGAAATCATACGGCAAGGGATCGATCCAGGCCATCAGGGATGCGGGAAAAGGCGGATACCGGCTTACTATCGCGAAATATTACACGCCGTCCGGTGTAAGTATTCATGGCGTGGGTATCGAGCCGGATAAAGTGGTAAAGGAAGAGGCCCTGACGGAAGAAGAGGAAAAATCCGCCGCAGAACTCTTCGAGGAAAAATCGATCGAAACGTTCGTCGAGAAAAATTCCTCTCCAACGGAAAAACAGATCGATGAGTTTATCAAACAACTCAAGAAACAGGGGATCGTGCTGAGGGAACGTTACATCAAAAAACTTATTCGTAACCAGGTGAACAAGGCAAACAACAATTATCCGGTCTATGATCTCGATTTCGATATCGTATTGCAGGAAGCGGTGAAATATCTGAAAAAAAAGCAATAAAATAGAGGAGTGTCGATATATGATGTATAATACCTTGCAGGTTCAGACAAGAAAAAGAGAAGAATTTCGCGATATTACCGCCAGAGTGAAGACCTTTGTTGCCGAATCGGGGATAAAAAACGGCTTTTGCAATGTCTATGTTCCCCATACAACGGCCGGCGTAACGATCAATGAAGCGGCAGATCCCGCCGTTGTCGCCGACATTATCAAGGAGATAGATACGATTGTACCCCTTGACGATCACTACAAGCATATGGAAGGGAATTCGGCGGCACATATAAAATCGAGTCTTTTCGGCATCAGTATTCAGGTGCCGGTTCATGACGGGCGTCTCGTACTCGGTACGTGGCAGGGTATTTATTTTTGTGAATTTGACGGGCCCCGGCAGCGGTCCTGTCATCTTTCGGTCATCGGAACCTGAGAATGAAGCAGTTCTTCCTGCGGCGTCCCCCTCGAAGCGGGTGTATGATTGTCGTCGAGGGGGACGATTTCCATTATCTGAAACATGTGAGACGGGTCAAAAAGGGAGATTCCTTTGACGGTCTCGATGCCGAAGGCAACACATACAGGTTGACGGTGAGGGACGAGCAAAGGCATTGTCTCTTTCTGACGGCAGAGAGTAAAGAAAAGGAAAAGATTTCTCTTCCGGCCGTTACCCTCATTCAGGGCCTGCCGAAAGGAAAGAAAATGGATGTGATCATACGGCAGGCGACCGAGGCGGGTGTGTCAACGATAATGCCGCTTTTATGCAAAAATAGTATTGTAAAAATTGATAATCATGATACCATGAGTAAAAAAACAGCCCGGTGGAAACGAATAGCACGTGAAGCGGTACAACAAAGCGGGGCTTCCGTTCTCCCTCACATAGATTCACCCCGGGAGATACGGTCGCTTTCACAGGCGGGTTGTGGAATAAAACTTGTGTTTCATCAGGAAAGGGAGAATAACCGAAGCCTGCACGAATCGCTTGAAAAAGCGGCAGAGCGAGTTTTTCTTTGCATCGGCCCCGAAGGGGGCTTTACCGGAGGGGAAATCGGTCTGCTTGCAGAATACGGATTTATACCGGTGCACCTTGGAGATTCGGTGCTGCGGGTGGAGACCGCCGCGATCTACGCGATTGCCGCTGTAAGGATTATTCTCCTCGAACGATTATACTGGAGGTCGGTGTGCGAAGAGTAAAACGTATCAATTTTCTCAATGTCCCGGTGGATATCGTCGACAAAGAGACGGTTTCCGGGGTCATTGAGGATTTTCTTCAGGATAACGAGAAACACCATATTGTCCTGCTTACCGTCAACAGGCTTTTGCGGGGACGTTTCGATAATGAGTATAATCGCTGTTTGCGGGAAGCCTCGCTTGTTCTTCCCGTCGCTTCCGGGATAATCCGCGGCATCAGGTTTCAACAAAAGGGAGAGGCAACCCGGTATAATCCTTACGAGTTTATCATCAGACTCTTTACCCTTGTTGAGAAACTGCAGAAAACCACCTACCTTCTCGGGTCGCATCGGGAGGATCTGATGGAGGCTGAAAAGAACCTCAAAGTATCCTTCCCCGACCTCAAGGTGATCGG is from Spirochaetales bacterium and encodes:
- a CDS encoding S41 family peptidase is translated as MAIRKVPGRIKYNLAAMKWLFFVVIAGLAFNLPVLAQNNSKKLEEKIQLIREVLEDIQKHYVDPEKADLDTMTEGALKGILQSLDDPFSAYLTEEDLMEIEEITTGKIGGVGIVIFKGEKWIEVSQPMEATPAYAAGVIAGDFIVAVDEESTEEMTLYEVVNRIRGTPGTSVTLTILRGESKTFDVTLERAVIEIPSVKREMIGDDIAYLKILEFSSVTYENVVKAIDFFDENSYSAMIIDLRNNPGGLRDSPIDIADLFLPKGKIIVSTKSRNAFEDRVYRAWREPTVTPDIPVVLLIDKYSASASEILVGALKDNERVYVMGEKSYGKGSIQAIRDAGKGGYRLTIAKYYTPSGVSIHGVGIEPDKVVKEEALTEEEEKSAAELFEEKSIETFVEKNSSPTEKQIDEFIKQLKKQGIVLRERYIKKLIRNQVNKANNNYPVYDLDFDIVLQEAVKYLKKKQ
- a CDS encoding YjbQ family protein: MYNTLQVQTRKREEFRDITARVKTFVAESGIKNGFCNVYVPHTTAGVTINEAADPAVVADIIKEIDTIVPLDDHYKHMEGNSAAHIKSSLFGISIQVPVHDGRLVLGTWQGIYFCEFDGPRQRSCHLSVIGT
- a CDS encoding 16S rRNA (uracil(1498)-N(3))-methyltransferase, whose amino-acid sequence is MKQFFLRRPPRSGCMIVVEGDDFHYLKHVRRVKKGDSFDGLDAEGNTYRLTVRDEQRHCLFLTAESKEKEKISLPAVTLIQGLPKGKKMDVIIRQATEAGVSTIMPLLCKNSIVKIDNHDTMSKKTARWKRIAREAVQQSGASVLPHIDSPREIRSLSQAGCGIKLVFHQERENNRSLHESLEKAAERVFLCIGPEGGFTGGEIGLLAEYGFIPVHLGDSVLRVETAAIYAIAAVRIILLERLYWRSVCEE
- a CDS encoding WecB/TagA/CpsF family glycosyltransferase, whose amino-acid sequence is MRRVKRINFLNVPVDIVDKETVSGVIEDFLQDNEKHHIVLLTVNRLLRGRFDNEYNRCLREASLVLPVASGIIRGIRFQQKGEATRYNPYEFIIRLFTLVEKLQKTTYLLGSHREDLMEAEKNLKVSFPDLKVIGRFTGYFKGKMETNVVLSIKKSSPSLLVVGKGVAGKEKWIFRNKKNFNPGIYIWIDNYFEIFSGREKNISKNLFKLGLESMAGFLRKPWKIFRIFIFIYFKLLVLVHRIMGY